One genomic window of Nocardioides daphniae includes the following:
- a CDS encoding SAV_6107 family HEPN domain-containing protein, whose protein sequence is MNDSRPAPAPVRPGGDLHLLPAATHSYLTRATTSLREAVTAPDVPTRYACAHVAALRAAAALLAARALPTPSRRRQKNAWVLLAEVAPELTEWATFFAAGASKRAAAEAGSLRAATEREADDLVRDADRFLAVVESALGLMPHAPEAVRLTVAEPGWSERTGAA, encoded by the coding sequence GACCTGCACCTGCTGCCGGCCGCCACCCACTCCTACCTGACCCGCGCCACCACCTCGCTGCGCGAGGCGGTGACGGCTCCCGACGTGCCGACGCGCTACGCGTGCGCCCACGTCGCCGCCCTGCGGGCCGCGGCCGCGCTCCTGGCGGCCCGGGCCCTTCCCACCCCGAGCCGGCGACGGCAGAAGAACGCCTGGGTGCTCCTGGCCGAGGTGGCCCCGGAGCTCACCGAGTGGGCGACCTTCTTCGCGGCCGGTGCGAGCAAGCGTGCCGCCGCCGAGGCGGGGTCGCTGCGGGCGGCGACGGAGCGCGAGGCCGACGACCTGGTGCGTGACGCCGACCGCTTCCTCGCGGTGGTGGAGTCGGCGCTCGGCCTGATGCCCCACGCGCCCGAGGCTGTCCGACTGACGGTGGCCGAGCCCGGATGGTCGGAGCGGACCGGTGCCGCGTGA